The Nitrospira sp. genome window below encodes:
- a CDS encoding XRE family transcriptional regulator — MSCQVDPSDMLLRCEIAEALRKWMTREGLTQAQAAKCLGVVQPRISEIACNKVDKLSLDYLVGLCAKAGLTVAVKLAA, encoded by the coding sequence GTGTCATGCCAAGTTGATCCATCTGATATGCTGCTGCGCTGCGAGATTGCGGAGGCATTACGCAAGTGGATGACTCGGGAAGGATTGACCCAGGCACAGGCGGCCAAATGCCTTGGGGTGGTTCAACCGCGCATCTCCGAGATCGCGTGTAACAAGGTGGACAAGCTTTCCCTCGACTACCTGGTGGGCCTCTGCGCCAAGGCCGGTCTGACTGTGGCAGTCAAGTTGGCCGCATAG